The Cyanobacteria bacterium GSL.Bin1 DNA window GGTGTTCCTGAGCCTGTCGAAGGATGTCCTGTCGGACTTTTATTTGTTTGGTGACGATTCATCCCCCACTAATCTGACGCTATAGTGGGGGTCTTCTCGTCACATTAAGATAATTGAGATAAATAAAGTAAAATAAAGGTAATTTCGGTGAAAAAAATTAAATTCATCGAACCAGCTCAGTAGTTTTTATTGTAACTTCTTTGAGCAAACATCTAGCCTGAACATTTTACAGTTTAAATACACAGTTCTTCCTCTCAATTCCGACTCCCTAGCCAGAGACACAAGCCCGAACGGTTGCTACAACAGACTGAGCAAGAGCATCCAAATCATATCCCCCTTCCAAGCCGAATAAAATACAAGGAGTTATGGAGAGGCACATTTCGGTCAACTGTCGATAATCATCAGGGGCAAGGGCAATTTCTGCCAAAGGATCCGCTGCATTCGCATCATAACCGGCGCTGACTAACAGTAAATCAGGTTCAAACTGACTTAAAAATGGCATCACCTGTTCCTCAATAACGGGTTGATACTCATTCCAAGTACTGCCTGCTGACAGGGGAAGATTGAGCACATTATTGTAAGCCCCTTGCTCTTCTGCTTGACCCGTTCCCGGATAGCAAGGAGACTGATGCAGGGAACAGTAAATAATATCTGGCGAATTTTCCACCAAAGACTGAGTCCCATTGCCATGATGAACATCCCAATCGAGAATTGCCACCCGATTCACTTGTGGTTTGGTTAAAGCATAATGCGCCGCGATCGCGCAATTAGAAAACAAGCAAAACCCCATTCCCCGTTGCCTCTCCGCATGATGTCCCGGCGGACGCGCCAATACCAATGCTGGTTGATGGTTAGTCAACACTTGATCCACCCCATCGAACCAAGCACTCACTGCCAACAGAGCAACCTCGTAACTATCTGCAGAAACGCCTGTATCCATATCAAGTCTGCCGCCCCCCTGTTTAGCAAGTTGCGCCACTTCTTCCACATAGTCAGGACTATGGAGTTTCTCTACCCAAGAATGAATATCTCGTTCCTGATGCGGGGTGGGTTCTTGCCAGTCTAGCTCGTTTTCTTTAAACGTCGTGCGGAGTGCCTCAACAATTGCTTTTAGACGCTCGGGTCGCTCTGGATGTAAACGTCCGGTTCGGTGTTTGAGAAACTGGTCAGAATAGATAGTCGGCAACATAATTGGGAGAGATTTATGAATA harbors:
- a CDS encoding histone deacetylase; protein product: MLPTIYSDQFLKHRTGRLHPERPERLKAIVEALRTTFKENELDWQEPTPHQERDIHSWVEKLHSPDYVEEVAQLAKQGGGRLDMDTGVSADSYEVALLAVSAWFDGVDQVLTNHQPALVLARPPGHHAERQRGMGFCLFSNCAIAAHYALTKPQVNRVAILDWDVHHGNGTQSLVENSPDIIYCSLHQSPCYPGTGQAEEQGAYNNVLNLPLSAGSTWNEYQPVIEEQVMPFLSQFEPDLLLVSAGYDANAADPLAEIALAPDDYRQLTEMCLSITPCILFGLEGGYDLDALAQSVVATVRACVSG